From Lolium perenne isolate Kyuss_39 chromosome 5, Kyuss_2.0, whole genome shotgun sequence, a single genomic window includes:
- the LOC127303092 gene encoding uncharacterized protein isoform X2 → MTSAAIHAVLRRRAMADDRLGFLGLGGGDDDDAYWASPPRLYDFSKHQLKDDTPPQELPPRLYDFSKNQLKDHTPPQDLPPAPSPPRLYDFSKNQPKNETPQELPPPVPSPPRLYDFSKNQLNDETPPPAPSPPPPSPKSDLPPPLLPAPEPAPPTAPAPAPSPPPPSPAPRPPSPPSPTPSDAHLCLLALQGTGVSWGVRKRVRYVHRAARRAHAALAPPRAQSALEAAAAFVAQADGESSSNAKTRDHPEPKVKEEAEASGEAEGERTEAAAVAEKKKKRRRKPGCGRFWSRKRARQARKPTASKLDPVAPPRAVATEEGAEEGKEDVERLKVYVRERKRKEGDRARGAVAKRPRKVLLPKKEEEEEAVVVEEDERRVARRTEGKRRKDGRAPNKFLPKKEEEEESGQDERKAVVLVKKSTRQKEEEEPETKPDNKLVKVEEPGGKGRGAMVDRWSARRYFAAEAALLGVVRSLGARVGQPVQRRQLREEARKLIGDTGLLDHLLKHTKDKVAPGGAERLRRRHNAEGAMEYWLEPAGLAAMRRDAGVADPYWVPPPGWKLGDPVSPDACALVMKRQVQELATELAQVKRHMEQLMKAHPGTLSNDVKSETVKAYIPHEPYQEKYGCMVKANDNLEKQVMSLEEKYASAAQANDKLEEEVLFLKEKYEAVVEKNTRLEEQMTALSTSFLCLKEQHLQLMEAEQAGPLRLCAKESSEAEKQESNADREAPAAALAVVGAGDQLADNDTSSGAGGKRTSRKCIVRICKPQGAFRWPEAAPPSSPATPMVVMNDEEYLTDGGLELPSTPPSASSTNASSSKLLLLPAPDSPVQPPLPPSANCSPRDVDIQLQASAQPGSGPDLQLRHAVQDSSLPLPCGANVGVGTELALATPSY, encoded by the exons ATGACCTCCGCCGCCATCCACGCCGTCCTGCGCCGCCGCGCCATGGCCGACGACCGCCTCGGCTTCCTCGGCCTTGGCGGCGGGGACGACGACGACGCATACTGGGCCTCCCCGCCGCGCCTCTACGACTTCTCCAAGCACCAGCTCAAGGACGACACGCCGCCGCAGGAGCTGCCGCCGCGCCTCTACGACTTCTCCAAGAACCAGCTCAAGGACCACACGCCGCCGCAGGACCTGCCGCCCGCGCCCTCCCCGCCGCGCCTCTACGACTTCTCCAAGAACCAGCCCAAGAACGAGACGCCGCAGGAGCTGCCGCCGCCCGTGCCCTCCCCGCCGCGCCTCTACGACTTCTCCAAGAACCAGCTCAACGACGAGACGCCGCCTCCCGCGCcctctccgcctcctccttcGCCAAAGTCAGAccttccgcctccgcttctacCGGCGCCGGAGCCTGCACCACCGAccgcgcccgcgcccgcgccgTCCCCGCCTCCTCCTTCGCCGGCCCCGAGGCCACCGTCCCCGCCGTCACCGACGCCGAGCGACGCCCACCTCTGCCTCCTCGCGCTGCAGGGCACCGGCGTCAGCTGGGGCGTCCGGAAGCGCGTCCGCTACGTCCACCGCGCCGCGCGACGCGCCCACGCTGCCCTCGCACCGCCCCGCGCCCAGAGCGCGCTCGAGGCGGCCGCGGCGTTCGTGGCGCAGGCCGACGGGGAGAGCTCGAGCAACGCCAAGACGAGGGACCACCCCGAGCCCAAGGTCAAGGAGGAGGCCGAAGCGAGCGGCGAGGCCGAGGGCGAGCGCACGGAGGCGGCGGccgtggcggagaagaagaagaagcggaGGAGGAAGCCGGGATGCGGCCGCTTCTGGTCCAGGAAGAGGGCAAGGCAGGCGAGGAAGCCGACCGCTTCCAAGCTCGACCCCGTCGCGCCGCCTCGCGCCGTGGCCACcgaggagggagcggaggagggCAAGGAGGACGTGGAGCGCCTCAAGGTGTATGTGAGGGAGAGGAAGCGGAAGGAAGGAGATAGAGCGCGAGGTGCCGTCGCCAAGCGTCCCAGGAAGGTTCTGCTGCcaaagaaggaggaggaggaggaagcggtggtggtggaggaggacgagCGCAGGGTGGCCAGGAGGACGgaggggaagaggaggaaggaTGGCCGTGCCCCCAACAAGTTCCTGCccaagaaggaggaggaggaggagagcggcCAGGACGAGCGCAAGGCGGTGGTGCTTGTCAAGAAGAGCACGCgccagaaggaggaggaggagccggagaCGAAGCCCGACAACAAGctcgtcaaggtggaggagcccggCGGCAAGGGGCGCGGCGCCATGGTGGACCGGTGGTCGGCGCGGCGCTACTTCGCGGCCGAGGCGGCGCTGCTCGGCGTCGTGCGCTCCCTGGGCGCTCGCGTCGGCCAGCCGGTCCAGCGCCGCCAGCTGCGGGAGGAGGCGCGCAAGCTCATCGGCGACACGggcctcctcgaccacctcctcaagcacacCAAGGACAAGGTGGCGCCCGGCGGCGCCGAGCGGCTGCGTCGGCGCCACAACGCCGAGGGCGCCATGGAGTACTGGCTCGAGCCGGCTGGGCTCGCGGCCATGCGGCGGGACGCCGGCGTCGCCGACCCGTACTGGGTTCCGCCTCCTGGCTGGAAGCTCGGAGACCCCGTGTCGCCGGACGCCTGCGCACTGGTGATGAAGAGGCAGGTGCAGGAGCTCGCCACGGAGCTCGCCCAAGTAAAAAG GCACATGGAGCAGCTCATGAAGGCACATCCAGGCACATTGAGCAATGATGTGAAATCTGAGACCGTCAAGGCCTACATTCCTCATGAGCCTTATCAG GAGAAGTATGGGTGTATGGTGAAGGCCAATGACAATCTGGAGAAGCAAGTTATGTCCTTGGAG GAGAAGTATGCGAGCGCGGCACAGGCGAATGACAAGCTGGAGGAGGAGGTTTTGTTCTTGAAG GAGAAGTATGAGGCTGTTGTTGAGAAGAACACCAGGCTGGAGGAGCAGATGACTGCCCTGTCCACTTCTTTCCTGTGTCTCAAG GAGCAGCACCTGCAACTGATGGAAGCAGAACAGGCTGGTCCTCTTCGTCTGTGTGCCAAGGAGTCCAGCGAAGCTGAGAAGCAAGAGAGCAATGCCGACCGTGAGGCACCGGCTGCTGCCTTGGCCGTTGTCGGTGCAGGCGACCAGCTCGCTGACAATGATACCAGCAGCGGTGCCGGCGGGAAGAGGACGTCGAGGAAGTGCATCGTGCGGATCTGCAAGCCGCAGGGGGCGTTCCGGTGGCCGGAGGcggcgccgccgtcgtcgcctgcGACCCCGATGGTGGTCATGAACGACGAGGAGTACCTGACGGATGGCGGTCTGGAGCTCCCGTCCacgccgccgtccgcctcctccaccAACGCCTCATCCTCGAAGCTCCTGCTCCTGCCCGCCCCGGACTCGCCGGTCCAGCCACCTCTACCACCGTCGGCCAACTGCAGCCCCAGGGACGTCGACATCCAGCTCCAGGCGTCAGCGCAGCCTGGCTCCGGCCCTGACCTGCAGCTCCGGCACGCGGTGCAGGACTCGTCGTTGCCGCTGCCGTGCGGTGCCAATGTCGGCGTGGGCACTGAGCTGGCCCTGGCCACCCCCTCGTACTGA
- the LOC127303092 gene encoding uncharacterized protein isoform X1 has translation MTSAAIHAVLRRRAMADDRLGFLGLGGGDDDDAYWASPPRLYDFSKHQLKDDTPPQELPPRLYDFSKNQLKDHTPPQDLPPAPSPPRLYDFSKNQPKNETPQELPPPVPSPPRLYDFSKNQLNDETPPPAPSPPPPSPKSDLPPPLLPAPEPAPPTAPAPAPSPPPPSPAPRPPSPPSPTPSDAHLCLLALQGTGVSWGVRKRVRYVHRAARRAHAALAPPRAQSALEAAAAFVAQADGESSSNAKTRDHPEPKVKEEAEASGEAEGERTEAAAVAEKKKKRRRKPGCGRFWSRKRARQARKPTASKLDPVAPPRAVATEEGAEEGKEDVERLKVYVRERKRKEGDRARGAVAKRPRKVLLPKKEEEEEAVVVEEDERRVARRTEGKRRKDGRAPNKFLPKKEEEEESGQDERKAVVLVKKSTRQKEEEEPETKPDNKLVKVEEPGGKGRGAMVDRWSARRYFAAEAALLGVVRSLGARVGQPVQRRQLREEARKLIGDTGLLDHLLKHTKDKVAPGGAERLRRRHNAEGAMEYWLEPAGLAAMRRDAGVADPYWVPPPGWKLGDPVSPDACALVMKRQVQELATELAQVKRHMEQLMKAHPGTLSNDVKSETVKAYIPHEPYQEKYGCMVKANDNLEKQVMSLEEKYASAAQANDKLEEEVLFLKEKYEAVVEKNTRLEEQMTALSTSFLCLKDDLQFLNDGEQEQHLQLMEAEQAGPLRLCAKESSEAEKQESNADREAPAAALAVVGAGDQLADNDTSSGAGGKRTSRKCIVRICKPQGAFRWPEAAPPSSPATPMVVMNDEEYLTDGGLELPSTPPSASSTNASSSKLLLLPAPDSPVQPPLPPSANCSPRDVDIQLQASAQPGSGPDLQLRHAVQDSSLPLPCGANVGVGTELALATPSY, from the exons ATGACCTCCGCCGCCATCCACGCCGTCCTGCGCCGCCGCGCCATGGCCGACGACCGCCTCGGCTTCCTCGGCCTTGGCGGCGGGGACGACGACGACGCATACTGGGCCTCCCCGCCGCGCCTCTACGACTTCTCCAAGCACCAGCTCAAGGACGACACGCCGCCGCAGGAGCTGCCGCCGCGCCTCTACGACTTCTCCAAGAACCAGCTCAAGGACCACACGCCGCCGCAGGACCTGCCGCCCGCGCCCTCCCCGCCGCGCCTCTACGACTTCTCCAAGAACCAGCCCAAGAACGAGACGCCGCAGGAGCTGCCGCCGCCCGTGCCCTCCCCGCCGCGCCTCTACGACTTCTCCAAGAACCAGCTCAACGACGAGACGCCGCCTCCCGCGCcctctccgcctcctccttcGCCAAAGTCAGAccttccgcctccgcttctacCGGCGCCGGAGCCTGCACCACCGAccgcgcccgcgcccgcgccgTCCCCGCCTCCTCCTTCGCCGGCCCCGAGGCCACCGTCCCCGCCGTCACCGACGCCGAGCGACGCCCACCTCTGCCTCCTCGCGCTGCAGGGCACCGGCGTCAGCTGGGGCGTCCGGAAGCGCGTCCGCTACGTCCACCGCGCCGCGCGACGCGCCCACGCTGCCCTCGCACCGCCCCGCGCCCAGAGCGCGCTCGAGGCGGCCGCGGCGTTCGTGGCGCAGGCCGACGGGGAGAGCTCGAGCAACGCCAAGACGAGGGACCACCCCGAGCCCAAGGTCAAGGAGGAGGCCGAAGCGAGCGGCGAGGCCGAGGGCGAGCGCACGGAGGCGGCGGccgtggcggagaagaagaagaagcggaGGAGGAAGCCGGGATGCGGCCGCTTCTGGTCCAGGAAGAGGGCAAGGCAGGCGAGGAAGCCGACCGCTTCCAAGCTCGACCCCGTCGCGCCGCCTCGCGCCGTGGCCACcgaggagggagcggaggagggCAAGGAGGACGTGGAGCGCCTCAAGGTGTATGTGAGGGAGAGGAAGCGGAAGGAAGGAGATAGAGCGCGAGGTGCCGTCGCCAAGCGTCCCAGGAAGGTTCTGCTGCcaaagaaggaggaggaggaggaagcggtggtggtggaggaggacgagCGCAGGGTGGCCAGGAGGACGgaggggaagaggaggaaggaTGGCCGTGCCCCCAACAAGTTCCTGCccaagaaggaggaggaggaggagagcggcCAGGACGAGCGCAAGGCGGTGGTGCTTGTCAAGAAGAGCACGCgccagaaggaggaggaggagccggagaCGAAGCCCGACAACAAGctcgtcaaggtggaggagcccggCGGCAAGGGGCGCGGCGCCATGGTGGACCGGTGGTCGGCGCGGCGCTACTTCGCGGCCGAGGCGGCGCTGCTCGGCGTCGTGCGCTCCCTGGGCGCTCGCGTCGGCCAGCCGGTCCAGCGCCGCCAGCTGCGGGAGGAGGCGCGCAAGCTCATCGGCGACACGggcctcctcgaccacctcctcaagcacacCAAGGACAAGGTGGCGCCCGGCGGCGCCGAGCGGCTGCGTCGGCGCCACAACGCCGAGGGCGCCATGGAGTACTGGCTCGAGCCGGCTGGGCTCGCGGCCATGCGGCGGGACGCCGGCGTCGCCGACCCGTACTGGGTTCCGCCTCCTGGCTGGAAGCTCGGAGACCCCGTGTCGCCGGACGCCTGCGCACTGGTGATGAAGAGGCAGGTGCAGGAGCTCGCCACGGAGCTCGCCCAAGTAAAAAG GCACATGGAGCAGCTCATGAAGGCACATCCAGGCACATTGAGCAATGATGTGAAATCTGAGACCGTCAAGGCCTACATTCCTCATGAGCCTTATCAG GAGAAGTATGGGTGTATGGTGAAGGCCAATGACAATCTGGAGAAGCAAGTTATGTCCTTGGAG GAGAAGTATGCGAGCGCGGCACAGGCGAATGACAAGCTGGAGGAGGAGGTTTTGTTCTTGAAG GAGAAGTATGAGGCTGTTGTTGAGAAGAACACCAGGCTGGAGGAGCAGATGACTGCCCTGTCCACTTCTTTCCTGTGTCTCAAG GATGACCTGCAGTTTCTGAACGATGGAGAGCAGGAGCAGCACCTGCAACTGATGGAAGCAGAACAGGCTGGTCCTCTTCGTCTGTGTGCCAAGGAGTCCAGCGAAGCTGAGAAGCAAGAGAGCAATGCCGACCGTGAGGCACCGGCTGCTGCCTTGGCCGTTGTCGGTGCAGGCGACCAGCTCGCTGACAATGATACCAGCAGCGGTGCCGGCGGGAAGAGGACGTCGAGGAAGTGCATCGTGCGGATCTGCAAGCCGCAGGGGGCGTTCCGGTGGCCGGAGGcggcgccgccgtcgtcgcctgcGACCCCGATGGTGGTCATGAACGACGAGGAGTACCTGACGGATGGCGGTCTGGAGCTCCCGTCCacgccgccgtccgcctcctccaccAACGCCTCATCCTCGAAGCTCCTGCTCCTGCCCGCCCCGGACTCGCCGGTCCAGCCACCTCTACCACCGTCGGCCAACTGCAGCCCCAGGGACGTCGACATCCAGCTCCAGGCGTCAGCGCAGCCTGGCTCCGGCCCTGACCTGCAGCTCCGGCACGCGGTGCAGGACTCGTCGTTGCCGCTGCCGTGCGGTGCCAATGTCGGCGTGGGCACTGAGCTGGCCCTGGCCACCCCCTCGTACTGA
- the LOC127298528 gene encoding histone H1-like: MAPLAKPAAAATKPKSSAAGASHPPYFEMIKEAIAALKDRTGSSSVAIGKYIEEKHGKSLPTNFKKMLSVQLRGSAAKGKLVKVKASYKLSDAAKKDSPKAKSVAAKKVSPKAKPVAAKAAPKPSKDASKPKKKAAAAGAKRKTPDKKLIAKAQKSPAAKAKAKPKTVKSPASKKARKVAAA, from the exons ATGGCTCCCCTCGCCAAGCCCGCCGCCGCGGCGACGAAGCCGAAGTCCTCCGCCGCCGGCGCCTCCCACCCGCCCTACTTCGAG ATGATCAAGGAGGCCATCGCGGCGCTCAAGGACAGGACCGGCTCCAGCTCGGTCGCCATCGGCAAGTACATCGAGGAGAAGCACGGCAAGTCCCTGCCGACCAACTTCAAGAAGATGCTCTCCGTCCAGCTCCGCGGCTCCGCCGCCAAGGGCAAGCTCGTCAAGGTCAAGGCCTCCTACAAGCTGTCCGACGCCGCCAAGAAGGACTCGCCCAAGGCCAAGTCCGTCGCCGCCAAGAAGGTATCGCCCAAGGCCAAGCCCGTCGCCGCCAAGGCCGCGCCGAAGCCGTCCAAAGACGCCTCCAAGCCCAAGAAGAAGGCGGCGGCCGCCGGCGCTAAGCGCAAGACGCCAGACAAGAAGCTGATTGCCAAGGCCCAGAAGTCCCCCGCGGCCAAGGCTAAGGCCAAGCCGAAGACTGTCAAGTCCCCTGCCTCCAAGAAGGCCCGTAAGGTCGCCGCTGCTTGA